GCTTTGAAGTCCACCAGGCCCGCCTCGATGTTCTCGTACGTAGGCTTGATCGTGCCGCCCCGGCGCGCCGGCGTCAGCTGGGTGTTCATGTCCGCGAACCACTCGTCGAATGCGGGCGTGGCTTCGAAGACCATGTCCCGGACATCACGGGAGTACGTGTCGTCTTGACCGCGCCGGGTGAAGGCTTTGGGCAGCGTGAAGCGCTGGGGCAGATCTGCGGCGTCGAAGGTGCCGTCCCGGACGGCGGCGCGGAATTCCTTGACGAAGGCGTCGCTGCGTTGCGCGTTGGCGAGTTTCCTGACCTGTTCACTGAGTGTGGTGTACGCCATAATTGGTAGCATACGGCACGGGAACCAAGGATCAACAGGGGTTGCTTTTAAAACTTAGGCGGTTCATTCAATGCGACGATTCATTCCAGCGAACTGCTGTGCCGTTGGATGATGTGCGGCCAAGATCCATGTGTTCTCAACCGACACGCGCAGGACCACGCGCAGCCACGATGGCGAAGGCCAGGGACACGGACGCTTCAGGAGATTCGGGTGGAGTCCATGCGTCGTGAACATGCGTTTCGGTCAACCCTCCGTACTGGACGCCCGGACGGTGGCTTAGAGCCAAGGCTCAAAACTTAAAACTTCTGGTAAGTTGTCGGCCTTCGCTCATGACCGGCGTTTAGCAAGCTCCGTCAACCGCTCAGGTCGCTTTGGCCCGTTCAATTCCGTCAACAGTTCTTGAGGGAAGTAGCTGAACGGCTCACCCCACCATTGCATCATCTTGGTGTTCCAGATTCGCCAGCCGACTCTAGGAATGGCTTTCGCGACGTACCTTGATCTACCCTTCGCCACAGTGCCACGATACTCCCAGCTCAAACACGTAATTTACTTGGATGGTTGCTCAACTCGTTCCCGACACACTGTGGGCCGTCGTTCAGCCAATCCTGCCCGAGAATGCTCCGAGCCCACGGGGCGGACGACCGAAACTTGAGGACCGGGCCGTCCTCGCTGGAATTATCTTCGTGCTTCGCTGTGGGCTTCCGTGGCGCGCTCTGCCCCAACAACTTGGTTTCGGGAGTGGTTTGACCTGTTGGCGGCGATTGAGGGACTGGCAACAAGCAGGTGTCTGGCAGAAACTACACCAAGCACTACTGCAAGCGTTGCAGGACGCAGAATTGCTGGACTGGTCACGAGCTTCGGTTGACTCTACGAGTGTCCCTGCTCCAAAAGGGGGGCTCACACAGGGCCAAACCCGACGGATCGAGGAAAATGTGGCAGCAAACTTCACTTGATCGTCGATAACAACAGGGTTCCAATCGCGCTATCCCTCTCCGGTGCAAACGTGCACGACTCAAAGAAGCTTGTAGACGTGCTGAACGCGCTGCCGAAAGTACACGACAAGCGGTTCCACCTGCTCCGCACGCGCCCAGCCAAACTGCATGCCGACAAAGGATACGACTACCCGAGATGCCGAACTGCGGTAAAGCTGCGTGGCATCACCCCACGAATTGCACGCCGCCAAGTGGAGGAGAAATCCCGGTTGGGGCGGAACCGCTGGAAAGTTGAGCGTACATTTTCGTGGCTACTGAACTACAAAAAGCTCGCGGTGAGATACGGCCGTCGAAGCGACCTCTTCCTCGCTCTCGGGCTGTTGGCATCGTCGCTTGTTTGCTTCCGACGACTGCACTTCAACTTTTAGCAGGAAGGAGCACAGCGGACCGACCCAAATGAGGCGGCTTCAAGAAAGCAGGTGCCCGAGTACGCTGAATACTGTGACCCAGGCATTCTCTGCTTCACCCGTTAATCGCGCCAATCGCATTCGTGGTTGCTTGATTGGCGGTGCCATCGGTGATGCGTGGGGCAGCACCTTCGAAAATCGCACCGCCCCTCCGGAAGTTGAGCTGCCGTGGGCGTTTACCGACGACACGCAGTTCACGCTCGCCACCTGTGAAGCCATCCTTGCAGCTGAGGCGGTCAGGCCTGATGGTCTCGCTCAGGCTTTCGTTCGTTGGTACCAGGCGCGTCAATTTACGGGCGTTGGGTCGAGCACGTTGAAGGCGCTGAGGGACTTGGAGGCAGGGGCGCACTGGGCGCTCAGTGGTGCCCGGGGTGAACGGGCAGCGGGAAATGGAGCGGCGATACGTATTGCACCCCTCGCCTTTCTCCTTGATCCGAATGACCTCAAAGAACGGCAGGTCATCCGAGACGTCTGCCGCATCATGCATCACCACGAGGAAGCCTATGTTGGTGCGCTCGCCGTTATCTACGCGATTCAGGCTGTTGTAACCCGACCTCTCGGGTGGGATGTGTTGGGCATTGGCGAGAAGTTACCTGATAGCCGCGTACGCGATCAGCTTCGTTCGCTTACGACTCAACAGGACATGAGTATCGAGCAGGCCGCTGAGCGTTTCGGCAGTTCGGGTTTCGTGGGAGAGTCCGTACCGCTTGCGGTATTTGCTGCCGCACAAGAGGCTCGACTTGGCTTTCAGGGGGTAATGGAAGCCATTATGCGTGCAGGAGGAGACACCGATACGGTGGGGTCGATGGCGGGACAGCTGATGGGCGCAGCAATAGGCTCGTCGGCTCTACCGGAGGCTCTTGTGTCTCGTTTGCCGCATTGGGAGATGTTGTCCGTCGCTGATCGCTTCGCATCCTGGGCGGCCAGCCTCAGCAGGTTTTGAGCTTTACCTCTTAGGAGCGGTCACCTGCTGTCGCGCTGAACGTCCAGCCACTGTCGTTACTGCAGCAGGAGCCAGCGCGCACGGGTGCCGTCGGGGGCGGCCACGTCGTCACGTTCGAAGCCGAGGGCGCTGAAAAAGCCATCACTGTCTGGTGTTGAGGCCAGCGACAGTGTCGTGATGCCGAGGTACGGTGCTCTCGCCCGCGCCACACTGATCACAACGTCTATCACTTGCCGGCCGACGCCCTGCCGCTGGTGGCCTCGGTGCACGGCGATGACTGGAATGATGAGGGTGGGCACGCTGGTCTGACCGTCGACCTGATCCAAGATCGACGGGTCGGCCCGCTGGTGTCCGGCGTGGAGGGTAAGCCCGGCCAGACGGGTGTCGCCGCGTGTCAGTCCGTACAGCGCTACCAGACCCTGCTGGCCGTCAGCGATTGCTTCCAGGATCCTCGTGTTGATCTGCGCGTCGCCACTGTCGAAGGCGCCCCACTGAACAGGGTCGGGGGCGATGAGGGAGACCTGGCCGGCAGGCACAGGAATCCCGGCCTGGAGGCGCTCGGTGGTCAGGGGGCCTAGGGGACGGGTGAAGGCTTCAGCACGGGCCAGCACGCGCACTCGGCGTGCTTCGTCATCGGGAGAGCGTTGCTGCGGGGTGGTGATCGCTCCGAACTGCTGTCGGGAGCGGACGATCGTCACCATAACCTCCTGAAGCAGGTCATCGACGAACGCCTAGTGTGCTGCGCGGCTGCATTCGGGCGTCCTGAACCGGCCGGAGTCTTTCCGTGTGCATGGGGACGGGTCAATGTTCAGGGCTGCTCTCCATCCGGGCGTCACGTGCGGTACTCAAGGTCTGCATGACCTCTAAGGGGGATCGTGGGCCTACGCGGCAGGGGAGCTCCTCGGCCTGGCCTTCCTGATCCAGGGTGTAGCTCCGGAACTCAAGCACCCCTTCGTTCCAGCTGGGGATGAGGAGGATGCTGCGGTCGTCGAGGACACCGAGCGTGTGCCCCTGCCGGACGAGGCGGTGGTCGTGTTTCGCCGCGGCGCTCTGGCTGTCTGGATGGATGATCCAGTTGCCGATCCAGTCCACCCGGCCTGGCCACAGGGTGGCCAGCGCCTCGCTCCAGCCGACCGTGAAGCGTGGGTCGATCTGGAGGACGTCGCGGGGCGTGTCCGGGTACCACGTGGGCGCGCCCGCGGTGCTGGCGAGGAGGACGTGCAGGGTGTGCTGCTCCTGGTAGCCGAACAGCAGGCCGCCGCGGATGCGGGTGGGGGACAGGAGCTGCTGGTGCAGGGTGTGCGTGACCGCCTGAAGGAGCACGACGTCCTGCAGCGCTTCACCGGGAGAGGGGAGGACCGGTGCGCCAGGTGGTACCC
This is a stretch of genomic DNA from Deinococcus metalli. It encodes these proteins:
- a CDS encoding IS5 family transposase (programmed frameshift), with translation MVAQLVPDTLWAVVQPILPENAPSPRGGRPKLEDRAVLAGIIFVLRCGLPWRALPQQLGFGSGLTCWRRLRDWQQAGVWQKLHQALLQALQDAELLDWSRASVDSTSVPAPKRGAHTGPNPTDRGKCGSKLHLIVDNNRVPIALSLSGANVHDSKKLVDVLNALPKVHDKRFHLLRTRPAKLHADKGYDYPRCRTAVKLRGITPRIARRQVEEKSRLGRNRWKVERTFSWLLNYKKLAVRYGRRSDLFLALGLLASSLVCFRRLHFNF
- a CDS encoding ADP-ribosylglycohydrolase family protein; translation: MTQAFSASPVNRANRIRGCLIGGAIGDAWGSTFENRTAPPEVELPWAFTDDTQFTLATCEAILAAEAVRPDGLAQAFVRWYQARQFTGVGSSTLKALRDLEAGAHWALSGARGERAAGNGAAIRIAPLAFLLDPNDLKERQVIRDVCRIMHHHEEAYVGALAVIYAIQAVVTRPLGWDVLGIGEKLPDSRVRDQLRSLTTQQDMSIEQAAERFGSSGFVGESVPLAVFAAAQEARLGFQGVMEAIMRAGGDTDTVGSMAGQLMGAAIGSSALPEALVSRLPHWEMLSVADRFASWAASLSRF
- a CDS encoding GNAT family N-acetyltransferase is translated as MVTIVRSRQQFGAITTPQQRSPDDEARRVRVLARAEAFTRPLGPLTTERLQAGIPVPAGQVSLIAPDPVQWGAFDSGDAQINTRILEAIADGQQGLVALYGLTRGDTRLAGLTLHAGHQRADPSILDQVDGQTSVPTLIIPVIAVHRGHQRQGVGRQVIDVVISVARARAPYLGITTLSLASTPDSDGFFSALGFERDDVAAPDGTRARWLLLQ